The following coding sequences lie in one Oceanicola sp. 502str15 genomic window:
- a CDS encoding 3-deoxy-manno-octulosonate cytidylyltransferase: MSFLIVIPARYASQRYPGKPLAMLRGASGAEKTLIQRSWEAAKAVPGSPRVVVATDDARIREAAEAFGAEVVMTPDTCANGTERCAAAVQALGESFDVVVNLQGDAPLTPAWFVDDLVAAMRADTQSDIATPVLRCDGVSLKAFLDDRKAGRVGGTTAVFAADNAALYFSKEVIPFTSASYPNEAATPVFHHVGVYAYRPEALTAYPAWPTGPLERLEGLEQLRFLEQGRRVLCVEVQGKGRAFWELNNPEDIPRIEAMLAQMGVE; encoded by the coding sequence ATGTCCTTCCTTATCGTCATCCCCGCCCGCTACGCCTCGCAGCGCTATCCCGGCAAGCCTCTGGCCATGCTGCGCGGCGCGTCGGGCGCCGAAAAGACCCTCATCCAGCGCAGTTGGGAGGCCGCAAAGGCCGTGCCCGGCAGCCCCCGCGTGGTGGTCGCCACCGACGATGCCCGCATCCGCGAGGCCGCCGAGGCCTTTGGCGCCGAGGTGGTGATGACGCCCGACACCTGCGCCAACGGCACAGAGCGTTGCGCTGCGGCGGTGCAGGCGCTGGGCGAAAGTTTCGACGTGGTGGTCAACCTTCAGGGCGATGCGCCGCTCACACCGGCATGGTTCGTCGATGACCTCGTGGCGGCGATGCGGGCCGATACCCAGTCCGATATCGCCACCCCCGTGCTGCGCTGCGATGGCGTGTCGCTCAAGGCCTTCCTCGATGACCGCAAGGCGGGCCGCGTCGGCGGCACCACCGCCGTCTTCGCCGCCGACAATGCCGCGCTCTACTTTTCCAAGGAGGTGATCCCCTTCACCTCCGCCAGCTATCCCAACGAGGCCGCAACGCCGGTGTTTCACCACGTCGGCGTCTATGCCTACCGCCCCGAGGCGCTCACCGCCTATCCGGCATGGCCCACCGGCCCGCTGGAGCGGCTGGAAGGGCTGGAGCAGCTGCGGTTTCTCGAGCAGGGCCGCCGCGTGCTCTGCGTCGAGGTGCAGGGCAAGGGCCGTGCCTTCTGGGAGCTGAACAACCCCGAAGACATTCCCCGCATCGAGGCCATGCTGGCGCAGATGGGCGTCGAATGA